In the Hydractinia symbiolongicarpus strain clone_291-10 chromosome 13, HSymV2.1, whole genome shotgun sequence genome, agatgttttgcCTTTTGCTACAACCTGATCcgtgtttttaatatttgtttccAAAAAACCTTGTTATtaactatttaaattttttcaaaaaaaatttctctgaAAATTTTtcatactaattttttttatctttaaaggGAATATAGCATGTTTTATGACTTTGAGAAGTggcttataattaaaaaaaatattttttcacaccATATTCCCTTTAAAGTTGTTTGTACTGACTAAAAAAAGATGACATTAAGTAAGAAGTGACTAGATTTTAGCACAGTAACTAATAATTTTCACAGAtactttaatatatatattgactttttctaattattttacagacaaataagaatttttttgctttaaaaagaaCTGTCATCTTTTTAATCCTTCCCAATATCAGTTAGCAAAAATAAACTATATTTGTTTAATTTGGTTGTGAAAAggtgactaaattttgtgctAGTGACTTATATTATTgttaacttaaaatttttaccCTCTTAATATGACGTCTACAAATACATGGAAAATACATACacaaagcaacataaaactatGATTGCTAACTATAATTATAAGGGCTAAACTTTAATTGAGTCTTAGTTGTCAGAAAAaagaattccaattttctttcaaaatatatatttctttacggtgtttttatatcttttttttaatacacaAAGAGTACAATCACTATTACATTTTATATAGTATTTTCTTGTACTATAAGGTTACAGTTTCTTGTATTCGTTTTGTAAcagaaaaaacaatagaaatatTAATACTTTTACTTTTCTCAAGAATGTGTTTCTTCCAATTTGAAATTACTTCTGTGCATTCGCCCTCTAAGTGAACTGGGATAGTAAACGAGTAAAGACTCTGATCTAAGTAGTCGCTAGTTACAAAAGCCTTATTATTTAGAGAATCTCCTAACTTGGCCTCAAACAGCAGTAGATCCATTGAATCTAGAATAATGTCCAAATCAGCAAGTACATATATGACAGGATAGTTCAAAAGGGCACCAAATACTGTTGGGGTCAATTCTTCATCAGGAAGTACTGTCCTACACGTTATCGCATCATAGTTATCTTTTTTTAGCGTGTTGCAAACATGACGTAAattctttaaaagtttttcttttaaaagttttgttaagACCATACAGGGAGCTAGACCATTTTCTAAAACAATATATTGACTACTTTTACTTAACGTACCAGAAATAATATTCTCTATATTTGACGTTACGGTTTGTAGTGCATAATCTTTATGCAAAACTAAAATGTCTGTGCCGATCTGTAAAACGCATAACGTGTTTCTTAAAAAGCCAACTTCTGTACAGTAAAGAATAATCTTTTTCATTTCTGATAAATCTGACTGAAACAAATCACACAACCAGgctggttttaaaaaaatatccaccgCTTTAAGATATTTGTACGCCAACTTTGCTTTTTTCATAAGATGGTATGGTTTTAAACCTTGGAAGTTCATGTGATCCGCCATGTTTGTTTTCATGGAAATGGCGCGCCAAACTCATAAAAGCCCGTGTTAGTTACCAATCTCCTTCAGAAGCTCGTTTTTGAAGAAATATGATCACACACCGGATATGTGGACTCACTGGTGGAACTGGGTATATACTTTATGTTTGTGGTAGACTTAAGTTATGAATTCCTATCCTTATGACTTCTAACACAGGATTTCTACGCCATCTCATACCTCcccaattttttaaatagtcttCTCAAATAGATAGCAACTTTTTCATCTCATTAATTTTACTTTGCAAAAAtagatggctagctagctagtttataGTCAAGAAATACAGTCAGTACTAGTATACAGTCAAGAAATCTTTTAAATATGCTGTTACAGTATAAATAGTATGTTACCTTCAAATTAAACGTTCTATACAACTTAAATAAGCAAATTACAGCGTAAAAATATGCTGTGTTAAACTTTAAAGGCTAATATACGGCTTTTTTTTCCCTGGTCgcattgtgttttgttttttaatgcaggccttgccatgagcaaataacctcccgagcaattaattgcttgCGTCAGAGTGTCCACGCGAGCAATTTTGCTCGCcatattttttgctaaaaaaaatttacatttagtCTCTCAGGGCAATTTTTTCAAGAGAGGCCTTGGCGCgcacctaaatcgtttcaggcgtagCTCGTTTTGAACTTTCGTCAGTTAAAACGtctgatagatttccgtcttggtcggacactttcagatctcagaattactgaatagtcctggtcctttaaatccatgagcaagcctattcatagccaacctgaccatcctagcttaTACACCGACTCCTGACATAGTTAAAAAagtacgtagacataaatctcttttgcctggccactttgtcgttggtaaccatgtcttacacaagaaatccagccatgcggttcttaactaatgtggAGGTGAatgccgacggagcacggatgacgcaagtctgcaaaactgcacttacaggctgaacagacaatttatcatgCATTTagttgtagataatttcttcatttgacgaaacAATTGGAGACCATAGGTCCAAATTTAattgattattttctttatttttttttattataagtgttatttaaacaattttaaaaacgaaacccacgtgcggtataaattttttttctttataaattttatttacctGACGTGTACCTTTTTAAAAagagatattttatttattagttttatttaaaccacgtggataaagtttttttttaatttgataaagAAGCACATTTTTTCCTATTGGCTTGTGATGATCTCAAAAATGAacattaaatttatgaaaacgacagtatagtcatgcatactatgtcggacatgtagaaaagggagttaagattgagagagtcactataccagtagacacttgatcatcgtgtttggggttcacaatttaaaacgtcccccactttcctattgcaaaatgaatgcgcattAGAAAATGGCAAATGAAGTGTTGCATGATGGGTTgaaaataatcacaccaaatatTCTTTCAGTTTCACTTAACAGACCAATCAATTCTTGAGAAAAACGTGTACACTTATCTCAAAATGTTGATATTTACGCGAGCAATAGAATGGGTTTTGCTGCTTATTTAAGCGTGTTAGTTTCCCCGTAAAAGCACATGTTCCCCACATCAATcactttttgattggtttaaaatAGTTGAAGGTGGTCATACATACTTGCTTCCTGGCATCAAAAAAGATGCGAATTTCGGCTTAAGTATGTGAGTTttggaaaaatttgtttttaacagttcAAATAAGCGATTTACTGCTTAAATAGGATGTATTGGACGCTTAATTAGGAGGCGTAGTTTATTTATCCTGTAACTCTTAAAAGTTTTCCCTGACTGTATTAGTAGTAGTATTTTGTGTGAGATAACTGTGtattttacattaaataaataccTACGGGAAGACCATCAGATAGTATAAATACTAATGTAGGCGATGGCCACCTATATAAGAGGAACGATTGCAATAAGCAATATGaaactacaaaaaaattttagtaaaatcttttttatgcaaTGGAGAGATTACTGTTATAACAATCCAGAAGATAagttttgctagctagctagctactagatggatgtgcatattttacatagctAGACGGGCAAAATATTGAGGGCTTGTGGCTCAGATATTGGGAgccctagagtatttaatgctcacttAAGCTACGCAGAGTCACTTAAGGCCCACCCCTTTTCTGATTTttccaaaatggtagcttagctgcgcaatagcggtataaaaaggacgggcgaacccgtggattgtccatgggctaacgactagtaagtTAAAATAAATGGAAGAAATTGTGCAACAAAGTAGTTATTGTAGTTTCttcttttgtttaatttcttttgttttgaaagCATGTCTCTTTCTACAGGGAGCAAATTAACTTTTAATGAATCAATAGCGAAAATTATTTTCGATTTCGCCATCTGAATTTgttaaaatgcgatatatttttgatgCTTACGCCATAAGTTTAATGGTCTAATCGCTACCTCAATAATCACTTTATATATATTTCGAGATTTTAGCTTTTTAGGTtataatgatttttaaaaatgatgctATGCTCCCTTTTTCATTCACGTAGCTGAATAAACACGCATCGCCATAATCGCTACCATATTTAAGTTTGTTTGGAACTGTATCGCCGGTAGCCAAATTGCGAAAACATACCCGCtctgaagaaagaaaaatatataagttACGCAATAAAACTTTAAGTAATCATTCAAAACAACTGTTGTAAGAATCAAACAATGTGGTGGACGTATGCGTTGCGatttttgaattttcttttACGTCCAGGATATGATatgaaaaaattataattttaagatagcaaatttttatttaataaacgtTTTGAGATTGCTAGTCCATAAAAACTGATCGCAAATCGCGATCCCTTAATTCGATTGTTGTTCTATTttcgcaaaaatattttgtttgtgtgTTGCTAGTGCTTATATTTAGAAAATTCCATGAGAAGAACAATGCAATTAAACTGACGTCAGTGCATTTTTATTAAGATTGGTGAGGACACTGCATTGCAGTCGTAAccttgaggccaaataacttggagacAAGATTGTGGTGTCAGACATTTTTTACCACTTGGATAACTAGgcacaacctgggaccaaattgggtaagttttccaaaccggGATGCCCCAATTCGTTTTGAAATGAAGGGGTCCAATGAAGTCATCCAAGAACAGCTAAACCTCAATATCTGTGAACTGTTTGTGAAAAGTACAtgattttatacattttctCTACATTGGAAACGGGCGtacaaatttttagaatttctttTTTGTACTTGGAGGGAATTTGGTGACCTCTaaagcttaaaattttttacattaGTTTATTGAACAGAGCTTTAATAGTtaaatgctttattttttgGGCACATGGGCAACTGTTGTGGAATGGCTTACAAGAATTAACTTTTTGCgcatttgcaaattttgaaattttcgcaaaataatttaatttgccACTGAGAATGCCCCTAGGagttttgttatatataattTAACCAATTTTTGTCCTGGCCgaaataattttcacaaaatttgttGAAACTATCtaattacaaaattaaattcttgcTAAATTTAAAGTGTTGCTGAACTAAATTTAGCTAATAGAATAAACATTTGTTTATTGTAACTTTCCGTTTTACTTCTTAAAGTGAATTTTTCATGGGACTTATATCTGGCATAGATAAAATATATTTGCGGTATTGCTGCAATAGATACCGCCATGGTAAGCACATTCTGGGTACCTGAGTTTGTTCAATACAAAGTAACTATActaattctcttttttttactaGAATAAACTAATTATACAGCCCTCAAATTCCAGTATAAAAAGCGTTATATTGTTTGTGTAAGCAGTAAGTTTCTGTCAACAAAATCCATACCAAAAAACAGTATAGACCTTGTTTCAATATGAGTGACAGTGATGATAATCAAGTTGTCGTGAAGGAACCAAAGAGACGTAAAAGAACATTCCAAGGtagtattttttatgaaatttatgAGTTTAAATTATAGAATATCTCATAATGACACCTTGTGTTGTCTTTTCATGTAGGTACTCGACTTGAAAGTTGACTTAAATGACAGCTTCTTTGGATTACATATCAATAATGGCTTATTGTTTTTTTGGCTGGAAAATTCATAACAATTATAAATTGTTATGAATTTTCCAGCGCTTGTTTTTATCTTAAAAATCAGATTATTACGACATCCTAAACGTTACTTTATGTGGATTTAATGCACTCAGTTCTTTTGTGACACACACTGGTCTATGAATGTTCTATAAAGGTCGTCTATCTAAATTAATCTGATTGAAGATATGATAAAAATAAGTGACCAATTTGTCCAAAATCTAACTTCAGAAGGTCTGGTACATTGAATTCACCACTATTATCTGACTTAAGTACTACCTGTTTGCAATAATTTTAACAGCTGTCAAGGAAGAACTTACGTCTGATATAgactattttatatattttctttgctTGTTTAGAAGCTGTCAGTACTGAAGACGCTAATGAAGATCCACCCTCAAGCGTAAGATTTTTTCTCTTACTACttcacttttttaatttatacatGTTACCCTGGAGTCCAGCCAACTTCTTACAGTAtggttaaaaaattcaaattattatttttaataattctgTAGACGTTAAGTTACAAAAGGCTAAAAACAACAAAGTTTGTctatgttttaaaaagtttctttgcAATGAGTTTCAATGGTATTCACATTTTTCTTGGTATAATTTAAATGTCAGAGATCTTCAAAAGACATTGTTGATTGCCATTATGGGCATGTAAAACAAGCGTAGTATCGAAGCCATTTCCTGTCAGGTATGTATATGCAGGttagtataataaaaaaacactccAACCGTTCACATGTGTTAATGTTCAACATTTGATGAAATTTAACTCTGCTTAGACGTTCCTTTTACAAAATTTCCCATTGTTATGTAAGGTTTTGcaactttgattttttcttttccaGCGTTCACCATCACCGGCTTTACCGTCTCGATTAGACCGGATTCCCTCACCATCTTCATATGAGGTTGCGCCGGAAAGGCCGTGCCAAGAAGGTAGCAAcgcctttttatttttattttggtatTGTGGTCATCCTAAGGTCAcaagaacaaaataatatacATGTTATGTGAGTTTGAGTTGTTTTTGCAATTCTAGGTAGTCAAATCGTGCGAAAAAACAACACCGGGGAAAATGTAAGCGAAAGTGAGGCACAAGAGCGAAGTAGATCAAGAAGTGTCGAAAAAAAGCGAAAATCTCGAAGCCCGAAGCGTGATAAAAAACGATCGATCAGTCGAAGCCCTGTAAGGAATAGAAAATCACGAAGTACAAGTCGTAGTCCCGTCAAGAGGAAAAGGTCACGAAGTCGAAGCCCCAGAAAGAGTAGGCGGTCTAAAAGTCCAGTTCGCCGAAAACGCTCTCGAAGTAGAACTCGCgatcgtcgtcgtcgtcgttcaCGTAGCAACAGTCCTGAACGTCGTCGAAGATCACGTAGTAATAGCAGAGAACGTCGTCGCAAATCTCGCAGTAGAAGCAGAGACAGGAGACGAAGTCGTAGCAGGAGTCGTGAACGAAGGCAACATAGAAACGGAGGACGATCACGAAGGAGCTACAGCCGTAGCCCAAGTCCACACTTTACCAGCAAGTGGGGAATGAAGCGAACGCATGGGTTAACTAGAGCAGTTTTACCAGCTAACCCAAGTGGTGCGTTGATAGATATAATTGTTCTTCGTGCTGTTTTAAATTCGAAGCGGGTTTTATATGTATTTACgtataaaaacgttttttttttgtcaagtgTAGTCATGGAGGTAGCTTTAGTAgagttttattttcttttagacAAAAAGTCAAAAGTATTATCGACACAAGAAGTTGAGGAGAAGGTTGCGCGTCATATGAGAACagtaaaagaaaaagcagaGGAAGAAGCAAAGCGAATTAATCTTCCTGGCTATTTAAATCCAGCCATGGTGAATGTGCATCAGTTTAAACAAGTTCAAGACAAACGGAAGCTTTTATGGAGCAAAACGAAAGATAAGGTAGCGCCCTTGTTATGTTGAGTAATGGCGATTAAATAAATATTACCTTATTTTTATTAGTCTATCCTGATTAATTCAcgaaaacatatttttcaaataagtgTCGCGCAAAGTGGCAATAATACCTGAAAACGATAGAAATAGCGAAAactcttaaaaaaatgaaaacggaAAAACTGCTTCAATTATCTTTATTTTATCAATTATCTTTAACTATCTTTGTATTAGAGGGAATACGGTATATATTCTGCATTCTGTTTTCGTTTAGAAAGAGAGCGCTACTCAGTGGGCAGGAGCATTCGATGATCAGGGTAATGACGAAAAATTCAAACGTTTTATGGGTATTCAGGGTGTCGAGGTCAATGCAGATGATTCTCAAGTATCAAATAGCAAAAGAGTGTTGGATGAACTTGAAAAAGAGTACGAAAAGTCACGTGCTTTTCAAATGTCACGTGGCGCTGGTGGCTTAACTGGAATTGGCTTGGGATTTGGTTCAATGCCTTCACAACCATAGTTTTTCAATTGTGTGTTGGAGATTAGAAAAAACGTAGAAGTTGGTGGCCCGTGTTTTCATGTTTCAAAGCGTGGGATCCTTTTTATTGCTGTTGCAATCGAATTTCGTGACATGCGAAAGTAACATTGTTTTCGCAATGAGCGGACAAACGAACGTGTTCTTATAACTGAAGAGTTTTATACgtttatgttttatatatataaatgtttcttGTTAGTATGTAAGGTCTTCAATTTAGttaaaaaagatgtttaataAGAAATACTGCACGGTTTACATCTTTACCTTGAGGAAACTATCACGGTATAGTGCATGGTGTAGCTATGTTTAGATTTGATTTGGAGTCGCCATAACCTCGAAATTATAAATAAGGCAATGTAAAAATATCCTGAACTAACgaacattcttttttaaactaGTTGGTGGACTGTGGATAAATGTACGGGTTCGCCCATTCTTAATATAGTTCCAACAGCTTCTTTCTTCATCTTAACTAAGGGCCATGCTTCAATAAAAACAGCTAAAGATAAAGGTCTTGTTCCTTATCTCTGAAAGCACAACAGTTTTCGTTTACACGCGCGCCGAGAAAATAGTGTGATAAAATTTTCCTGAAGACCGCCGCCGCGCCACAACGAAAGGGTACACCAACATATCATACTACTCCGTCTGCGtgatttaaaaggttttttgaagATATTTACAGAATTTTTCCATTTCTTTCCCCCTAAAAACTTTTAAGATAAACCTAGGAGGAGGAGACCTCCCCTACCTAGAAAAAACCTGTTGTCTAAAAAATTCCAATCGCAATTTTGTAATTGTAATATAAAAAAGGGTTTTTAGATTTTCAgatatcttaaaaaaacaagGCCTGAATCGTGTTGATTTTTACGCAATCAACAACTTGTCaaaaaaaacatcatttttGGTTTTACAGGAAAATCACACTAAGGCAACCTCGATAGTTGGCCCTTTGATAGCTTCGCATTCGGCGATAAGGCAACCCGGGAACAAGGATGCCACGAAAAATGTAAAGCCATTATTAATTCGCCTCGTGTTTATGACCTTGACAACAGTCAAGCGATGTCGGTGAAGACAAAATGaaagtaaacattcaaaaaaacatCTGTTTTATTAGCTGTATAAATATTTCCATTTCCATCCAGTGACTAGCAAATTCGATAAAACAGATTTTCTGATTGTTTTCTGATAGTTTTGTATTAATTGGACGAATCTTGCGCGAAAGAAGTAGCAGGTGGCCACAGCGTAATGCTGTGTTGTTAGTAGTTCGCTAGCTAGTTAAACGTCGCGCACATTGTTTTTGTAATCATAACGAATGCTACTGTCATGACGAAAAGAAAAGTTTCTGGTACCCAAGAACAGAAAATTCAAAGCCTTCAGCACTCTATTTTGTTCCTGCAAGAGCAGCACGCTGCTACTTTGTCTGGTCTTCATCAAGAAATTGAAAAGTTGCAACAAAAATGTGTTGGTAATAATTTTACTTGTTTATTTAActgtagctatagctatatttaTATCTCTTTATTATGGTTCACATGATTGATTTACTTAGCTCAGTGATGTGAGTCATAATATAATTCTTATCCATCTTTAagagataaattaaaaatcaaaatgttttgccaatactgtttttatttcGTGATTATTTCACAGCTCTAGTTACAATCTGGCAATTCCGCTTGTTACAAAACTCCATGGTTTTGACTAAAA is a window encoding:
- the LOC130624224 gene encoding serine/arginine repetitive matrix protein 2-like, with the protein product MSDSDDNQVVVKEPKRRKRTFQEAVSTEDANEDPPSSRSPSPALPSRLDRIPSPSSYEVAPERPCQEGSQIVRKNNTGENVSESEAQERSRSRSVEKKRKSRSPKRDKKRSISRSPVRNRKSRSTSRSPVKRKRSRSRSPRKSRRSKSPVRRKRSRSRTRDRRRRRSRSNSPERRRRSRSNSRERRRKSRSRSRDRRRSRSRSRERRQHRNGGRSRRSYSRSPSPHFTSKWGMKRTHGLTRAVLPANPSDKKSKVLSTQEVEEKVARHMRTVKEKAEEEAKRINLPGYLNPAMVNVHQFKQVQDKRKLLWSKTKDKKESATQWAGAFDDQGNDEKFKRFMGIQGVEVNADDSQVSNSKRVLDELEKEYEKSRAFQMSRGAGGLTGIGLGFGSMPSQP